A genomic region of Barnesiella viscericola DSM 18177 contains the following coding sequences:
- the mobC gene encoding conjugal transfer protein MobC, protein MSQQEDDLRALAKIMDFLRAVSIILVVMNVYWFCYEAIRLWGVNIGVVDKILLNFDRTAGLFHSILYTKLFSVLLLALSCLGTKGVKGEKITWGRIWTAFAVGFVLFFLNWWLLPLPLPLEAVTGLYVLTIGTGYVCLLMGGLWMSRLLKHNLMEDVFNNENESFMQETRLIESEYSVNLPTRFYYRKRWNNGWINVVNPFRASIVLGTPGSGKSYAVVNNFIKQQIEKGFSQYIYDFKYPDLSTIAYNHLLNHPDGYKVKPKFYVINFDDPRRSHRCNPIHPDFMEDITDAYESAYTIMLNLNKTWVQKQGDFFVESPIILFASIIWYLKIYQNGKFCTFPHAIEFLNRRYEDIFPILTSYPELENYLSPFMDAWLGGAAEQLMGQIASAKIPLSRMISPQLYWVMSDSEFTLDINNPEEPKILCVGNNPDRQNIYGAALGLYNSRIVKLINKKGMLKSSVIIDELPTIYFKGLDNLIATARSNKVAVCLGFQDFSQLVRDYGDKEAKVVMNTVGNIFSGQVVGETAKTLSERFGKVLQKRQSISINRQDVSTSINTQMDALIPPSKISGLTQGMFVGSVSDNFNERIEQKIFHCEIVVDAEKVKREESAYKKIPVITNFTDEDGNDRMKETVQANYRRIKEEVKQIVQEELERIKNDPVLCKLLPDNETV, encoded by the coding sequence ATGTCACAACAAGAAGACGATTTGAGGGCATTGGCGAAAATCATGGATTTTCTGCGTGCCGTGAGTATCATTTTAGTGGTCATGAACGTGTACTGGTTCTGCTACGAAGCCATCCGGCTGTGGGGCGTGAACATCGGCGTGGTGGACAAAATCCTTCTGAACTTCGACCGCACGGCGGGGCTGTTCCATTCCATTCTCTACACGAAGCTGTTTTCCGTCCTTTTGCTTGCCTTGTCCTGTCTGGGTACGAAGGGTGTCAAGGGTGAGAAAATCACTTGGGGGAGAATCTGGACAGCATTTGCCGTCGGGTTCGTGCTGTTTTTCCTGAACTGGTGGTTGCTGCCCCTGCCGCTGCCGCTTGAAGCGGTGACGGGACTGTATGTCCTTACCATTGGAACGGGCTATGTCTGCCTGTTGATGGGTGGTCTGTGGATGAGCCGCCTGTTGAAACACAATTTGATGGAGGATGTTTTCAACAACGAGAACGAGAGTTTCATGCAGGAAACGAGGCTTATCGAAAGCGAGTATTCGGTCAATCTGCCGACACGTTTCTATTACAGGAAACGCTGGAACAACGGTTGGATCAATGTAGTTAATCCCTTCCGTGCGTCCATCGTGTTGGGTACGCCGGGCAGCGGCAAGTCCTATGCCGTGGTAAACAATTTTATCAAGCAACAGATTGAAAAGGGCTTTAGTCAATACATCTACGATTTCAAGTATCCCGACCTATCTACTATTGCCTACAACCATTTGCTGAACCACCCGGACGGCTACAAGGTAAAGCCGAAGTTCTATGTGATCAACTTCGACGACCCGCGACGCTCTCATCGGTGCAATCCCATTCACCCGGATTTTATGGAAGATATTACGGATGCCTATGAGAGTGCCTACACAATAATGCTCAACCTCAATAAAACGTGGGTGCAAAAGCAGGGCGACTTCTTCGTGGAGTCACCTATCATTCTGTTTGCCAGTATTATCTGGTATCTCAAAATCTATCAGAACGGGAAGTTTTGCACGTTTCCCCATGCTATCGAGTTTCTGAACCGCCGTTACGAGGATATATTTCCGATACTGACCTCTTATCCGGAGCTGGAGAACTACCTTTCGCCGTTCATGGATGCGTGGCTTGGAGGGGCTGCGGAGCAGCTCATGGGTCAGATAGCGTCGGCAAAAATCCCGCTTTCGAGGATGATTTCACCGCAGCTCTACTGGGTGATGTCAGACAGCGAGTTTACGCTGGACATCAACAATCCCGAAGAGCCGAAAATCCTCTGCGTGGGTAACAATCCCGACCGTCAGAATATCTACGGTGCGGCACTCGGTCTGTATAATTCCCGTATCGTGAAGCTCATCAACAAGAAGGGGATGCTGAAGTCATCGGTCATCATCGACGAGTTGCCCACAATATACTTCAAAGGGTTGGACAATCTTATAGCTACCGCCCGAAGCAACAAGGTTGCCGTGTGTCTGGGCTTTCAGGATTTCAGCCAGTTAGTGCGTGACTACGGGGACAAAGAGGCGAAAGTGGTGATGAACACTGTCGGCAATATTTTCTCCGGTCAGGTGGTGGGGGAAACAGCCAAGACGCTCTCCGAGCGGTTCGGTAAGGTGTTGCAGAAACGGCAGTCCATCTCCATCAACCGGCAGGATGTTTCCACCTCCATCAACACGCAGATGGACGCGCTCATTCCACCGAGTAAGATTTCCGGGCTTACGCAGGGAATGTTTGTCGGTTCTGTATCCGACAACTTCAACGAGCGTATCGAGCAGAAGATTTTTCATTGCGAGATTGTGGTGGATGCCGAAAAGGTGAAACGGGAAGAAAGTGCCTACAAGAAAATTCCCGTCATTACAAACTTCACGGACGAGGACGGCAACGACCGCATGAAGGAAACGGTGCAGGCGAACTACCGGCGCATCAAGGAAGAGGTGAAGCAGATTGTGCAGGAGGAACTGGAGCGTATCAAAAACGATCCGGTGCTGTGTAAACTGCTACCAGATAATGAGACTGTCTAA